From Roseburia hominis, the proteins below share one genomic window:
- a CDS encoding penicillin-binding transpeptidase domain-containing protein gives MRNKTYNKKKMLVVFLGAMLMVLGLIGRLVYLMVFDAEYYQEKAEALHEREREIKAARGEIVDRNGEVLATNKTVCTISVIHSQITDAEQVIQVLTKELGLPEEDVRKKVEKISSRERIKTNVEKETGDRIRGYELDGVKVDEDFRRYYPYNELASKVLGFTGGDNQGIIGLEVKYEDWLKGTNGTILTTTDARGIELEGIAEDRVEPVPGNTLKLSLDYNIQSFAQQAAEKVMEEKQADAVAILVMNPQNGEIYACVNVPEFNLNEPFTLNTAEASEEISDEKKQELLNQMWRNRCVSDTYEPGSVFKVFTASAALEEGVVSLDDRFHCPGYKIVEDRKIRCARVGGHGAENFVQGVQNSCNPVFIEVGLRLGVENFYKYFRQFGLMEKTGVDLPGEAATITHKMENVGQVELATMSFGQSFQVTPMQMAATVSSLINGGRRITPHFGVSAYNSEGEEVETFEYGEGKRILSEETSKTMRQVLETVVSEGGGKKAYIPGYRIGGKTATSQTLPRSANKYISSFIGFAPADDPQVVGMAIVYNPQGVYYGGTIAAPVVRDIFDNILPYLGFERAEVEEEEKDAN, from the coding sequence ATGCGCAATAAGACATATAATAAAAAGAAGATGCTGGTCGTATTTCTTGGTGCCATGCTCATGGTACTGGGGCTCATCGGCCGGCTGGTCTATCTGATGGTGTTTGACGCCGAGTATTATCAGGAAAAGGCGGAAGCGCTTCATGAGAGGGAGCGGGAAATAAAGGCGGCCAGAGGGGAGATCGTGGACCGAAACGGGGAGGTCCTCGCGACGAACAAAACGGTCTGCACCATTTCGGTGATACATAGTCAGATCACCGATGCCGAGCAGGTGATCCAGGTGCTTACAAAAGAATTGGGACTGCCCGAGGAGGACGTGCGAAAGAAGGTGGAGAAGATCTCCTCAAGAGAACGGATCAAGACGAACGTGGAGAAGGAGACGGGAGACCGTATTCGGGGCTATGAGCTGGACGGAGTGAAGGTGGACGAAGATTTCCGCAGGTATTACCCTTATAATGAGCTGGCGTCAAAGGTGCTGGGATTTACCGGGGGAGACAATCAGGGAATCATCGGCCTGGAGGTCAAATATGAGGATTGGCTGAAGGGTACGAACGGAACGATCCTTACGACCACGGACGCCAGAGGAATTGAACTGGAAGGAATCGCGGAGGACCGGGTGGAGCCGGTGCCGGGAAATACGCTGAAGTTGAGTCTGGATTATAATATCCAGTCCTTTGCGCAGCAGGCGGCGGAAAAGGTCATGGAGGAAAAGCAGGCGGACGCTGTCGCGATTCTGGTCATGAATCCGCAGAATGGGGAGATTTACGCCTGCGTCAATGTGCCGGAATTCAATTTGAATGAGCCGTTTACGCTGAATACGGCAGAAGCATCGGAAGAGATCAGCGATGAGAAAAAACAGGAGCTTTTGAACCAGATGTGGAGGAACCGCTGCGTGAGTGATACCTATGAGCCGGGGTCTGTTTTCAAGGTGTTTACGGCGTCGGCAGCACTGGAGGAAGGGGTGGTCTCGCTAGATGATCGTTTCCACTGTCCGGGCTATAAGATCGTGGAGGACCGCAAGATCCGGTGTGCGAGGGTGGGCGGCCACGGGGCGGAAAATTTTGTACAGGGGGTACAGAATTCCTGCAACCCGGTATTTATTGAAGTCGGCCTGCGTCTGGGGGTAGAAAACTTTTATAAATATTTCAGACAGTTTGGGCTGATGGAGAAAACGGGGGTCGATCTTCCGGGAGAGGCCGCAACGATCACACATAAGATGGAAAACGTGGGGCAGGTGGAGCTGGCCACCATGTCCTTTGGCCAGTCCTTTCAGGTGACGCCGATGCAGATGGCGGCGACGGTCAGCTCCCTGATCAATGGAGGAAGAAGGATTACGCCGCATTTTGGAGTGAGCGCTTATAATAGCGAAGGAGAAGAAGTGGAGACCTTTGAATATGGAGAGGGGAAACGGATCCTGTCGGAGGAGACGTCAAAGACCATGCGGCAGGTCCTGGAAACGGTGGTGTCGGAGGGCGGCGGAAAGAAGGCCTATATTCCGGGATATCGGATCGGGGGAAAGACTGCGACGAGTCAGACTCTCCCGAGGAGCGCGAACAAATACATTTCTTCCTTCATCGGATTCGCTCCGGCCGATGACCCCCAGGTGGTGGGCATGGCCATTGTGTATAATCCCCAGGGCGTTTACTATGGCGGAACCATTGCGGCGCCAGTGGTGCGCGATATTTTCGACAATATCCTGCCGTATCTGGGGTTTGAGCGGGCCGAGGTGGAGGAAGAGGAGAAAGATGCCAATTAG
- a CDS encoding sigma-E processing peptidase SpoIIGA, with product MQYELYIDVFFLVNFVMDYLVLLTEKRILKCSATHFHVLLGAFAGAAGTCIVICIPAASAVKFICFHALVSAGMIKIGLKIKETRTFIRAWLLLYLISFLYGGILTWLGSYLHGRFRIGILFLAALIVSYHLVWALLTFLEKFWKMKGSHVEATLYLGEKTIRVNAVIDSGNSLKDALTGKPVHIISRKAIEKLTDNEKIQKVRYIPYHTIQSGENLLPVITIEKICLHLDSEKVIENPLLGISGQQQFGNGTFEMILHPEEC from the coding sequence GTGCAGTATGAATTATACATAGACGTATTTTTCCTTGTAAATTTCGTCATGGATTATCTGGTGCTCCTGACAGAAAAAAGGATACTGAAATGTTCTGCCACTCATTTCCATGTCCTTTTAGGAGCATTTGCCGGCGCTGCGGGAACCTGCATTGTCATCTGCATTCCCGCAGCATCTGCCGTAAAATTCATCTGCTTTCACGCACTGGTCAGTGCAGGAATGATTAAGATCGGGCTGAAAATAAAAGAGACCAGAACCTTTATCAGGGCATGGCTTCTGCTATATCTCATCAGCTTCCTCTACGGAGGGATCCTGACATGGCTTGGCAGCTATCTGCACGGGCGGTTCCGAATCGGAATCCTGTTCCTTGCGGCTCTGATCGTCAGCTATCATCTGGTGTGGGCTCTCCTTACATTTCTGGAAAAATTCTGGAAAATGAAGGGAAGCCACGTGGAAGCGACGCTGTATCTGGGAGAGAAAACGATACGGGTAAATGCAGTCATTGACAGCGGAAATAGCCTGAAAGATGCACTGACTGGAAAGCCTGTTCACATAATTAGTAGAAAAGCAATAGAAAAGTTAACTGATAATGAAAAAATACAAAAAGTGAGGTATATACCATACCACACGATCCAAAGCGGAGAGAATCTGTTACCGGTAATTACGATTGAGAAAATCTGCCTGCATCTGGATTCTGAGAAAGTGATCGAAAACCCCCTTCTCGGAATTTCCGGACAGCAGCAATTTGGAAATGGAACCTTTGAAATGATATTGCACCCTGAAGAATGCTAG
- the ftsZ gene encoding cell division protein FtsZ: MLEIKTNESEAAAKIIVIGVGGGGNNAVNRMIDEQIAGVEFIAINTDKQALQLCKAPTLMQIGDKLTKGLGAGAKPEIGEKAAEESAEEISAALKGADMVFVTCGMGGGTGTGATPVVARIAKEQGALTVGVVTKPFRFESKTRMNNALAGIEKLKENVDTLIVIPNDKLLEIVDRRTTMPEALKKADEVLQQGIQGITDLINVPSLINLDFADVQTVMTDKGIAHIGIGQGKGDDKALEAVKQAVASPLLETTIAGASHVIINISGDITLMDASDAAEYVQDLAGEDANIIFGAMYDDSKSDEATITVIATGLHSVGGTASKLQSRLEHKSTMFPGASTGERTMTQRPEFGVERTTYVPRGQGVGGGMPQLQTPRKPTSTVKEQSIKIPDFFKK, from the coding sequence TTGTTAGAAATTAAGACAAACGAATCAGAGGCTGCTGCTAAGATTATAGTAATTGGTGTAGGCGGTGGCGGAAACAATGCAGTAAACCGAATGATTGACGAACAGATTGCAGGCGTGGAATTTATCGCGATTAATACAGATAAACAGGCACTTCAGCTTTGCAAGGCTCCGACACTGATGCAGATCGGGGACAAGCTCACAAAGGGGCTCGGTGCAGGAGCAAAACCCGAGATCGGTGAGAAAGCAGCAGAAGAGAGCGCAGAAGAGATTTCCGCAGCGCTCAAAGGAGCCGATATGGTATTCGTTACCTGTGGTATGGGCGGCGGAACAGGAACCGGTGCGACTCCGGTCGTGGCACGTATTGCCAAGGAGCAGGGGGCACTTACCGTTGGCGTAGTGACCAAGCCGTTCCGTTTTGAGTCCAAGACCAGAATGAATAACGCCCTTGCCGGAATCGAGAAGCTCAAAGAGAATGTAGATACATTGATTGTAATCCCGAACGATAAACTGCTTGAGATCGTAGACAGAAGAACCACAATGCCGGAAGCTCTTAAGAAAGCTGACGAGGTTCTTCAGCAGGGTATCCAGGGTATCACAGATTTGATTAACGTACCGTCACTGATCAACCTTGATTTCGCGGATGTACAGACTGTTATGACCGATAAGGGAATTGCCCACATCGGTATCGGACAGGGCAAAGGCGATGACAAGGCACTGGAAGCGGTAAAACAGGCTGTTGCCAGCCCGCTGCTCGAGACAACGATCGCAGGTGCGTCCCATGTTATCATCAATATTTCCGGTGATATCACTCTTATGGATGCAAGCGATGCAGCAGAATATGTGCAGGATCTTGCAGGTGAAGATGCTAACATTATCTTTGGTGCAATGTACGACGACTCCAAGTCTGATGAAGCGACCATTACGGTCATCGCTACCGGACTTCACAGTGTAGGAGGCACCGCTTCCAAGCTGCAGTCCAGACTGGAGCATAAGTCCACCATGTTCCCCGGAGCATCTACAGGCGAGAGAACCATGACCCAGAGACCGGAGTTTGGTGTGGAGAGAACTACCTATGTACCGAGAGGACAGGGTGTAGGAGGAGGTATGCCGCAGCTGCAGACTCCGAGAAAACCGACCAGCACGGTAAAAGAACAGTCCATCAAGATTCCGGATTTCTTTAAGAAATAA
- the sigE gene encoding RNA polymerase sporulation sigma factor SigE: MMIKVAMPNQFKLKMIPTFRTILFPEKQDIHYIGGSDVLPAPLEAVDEAKAISWLGTEEDEKGKKLLIEHNLRLVVYIAKKFDNTGVGVEDLISIGTIGLIKAINTFNPDKKIKLATYASRCIENEILMYLRRNSKTKMEVSIDEPLNVDWDGNELLLSDILGTEEDTIYRDMENEAERKLLIKAISRLSSRERTIVQMRFGLGTTDGEEKTQKEVADQLGISQSYISRLEKKIMQRLRRELGRVL, translated from the coding sequence ATGATGATAAAAGTTGCTATGCCCAATCAATTTAAACTGAAAATGATTCCCACCTTCCGCACGATCCTGTTTCCGGAAAAACAGGATATCCATTACATCGGCGGTTCCGACGTACTTCCCGCCCCCTTAGAAGCGGTGGACGAGGCGAAAGCCATTTCCTGGCTGGGAACCGAAGAGGACGAAAAAGGAAAGAAATTACTGATCGAGCACAATCTGCGCCTGGTCGTATACATAGCCAAAAAATTCGATAACACCGGAGTGGGAGTGGAAGACCTGATCTCTATCGGCACCATCGGCCTGATCAAAGCGATCAACACCTTCAACCCGGACAAAAAGATTAAACTTGCCACCTACGCGTCACGCTGCATCGAAAACGAGATCCTTATGTATCTGCGCCGCAACAGCAAGACCAAGATGGAGGTCTCCATCGACGAGCCCCTGAACGTAGACTGGGACGGCAACGAACTCCTCCTTTCCGATATCCTGGGAACCGAGGAGGACACCATTTACCGCGACATGGAAAATGAAGCAGAGCGGAAACTCCTCATAAAAGCCATCAGCCGCCTAAGCTCGCGTGAAAGAACCATCGTCCAGATGCGCTTCGGCCTCGGAACCACAGACGGAGAAGAAAAGACCCAAAAAGAGGTTGCCGACCAGTTGGGAATCTCCCAATCCTATATTTCCCGGCTCGAGAAAAAAATTATGCAGAGGCTGCGCAGGGAATTAGGGCGGGTGTTGTAG
- the murD gene encoding UDP-N-acetylmuramoyl-L-alanine--D-glutamate ligase has product MELKDKKVVVFGAGKSGVGSCGLLIREGARVTLYDGNTKLDREQLKAQLDGGKVDVALGEFPEELLNSLDLLVMSPGVPTDLPIVLKIREMGIPVWGEIELAYVCGKGEILGITGTNGKTTTTTLLGEIMKNAFESVFVVGNIGTPYTAAAADTREDSVIVAELSSFQLESIKTFKPRVSAILNITPDHLNRHHTMEAYIQAKMDITKNQTKRDICVLNYEDEVTRQMAEKIPASVLFFSSAHKLEQGIYLEDGNIIYKPDRENAGEVICNVKELQMLGVHNYENVMAAAAMAASYGVSLDVIRDTVKAFKGVEHRIEFVAEKNGVAYYNDSKGTNPDAAIKGIQAMIRPTILIGGGYDKQSDFHEWIRSFDGKVRYLVLIGATREQIQKEAQECGFTDCILKDTFEEAMDTCVELAREGDAVLLSPACASWGMFPNYEVRGEEFKKYVNALK; this is encoded by the coding sequence ATGGAGTTAAAAGATAAAAAGGTAGTAGTCTTCGGAGCAGGGAAAAGCGGGGTAGGCTCCTGCGGCCTGCTGATAAGGGAAGGCGCAAGGGTCACGCTGTATGACGGGAACACCAAACTGGACCGTGAACAGCTGAAAGCACAGCTTGACGGCGGGAAGGTGGACGTGGCCTTGGGAGAATTTCCCGAGGAACTTTTGAATTCCCTGGATCTGCTTGTCATGAGTCCGGGAGTTCCCACCGATCTGCCGATCGTGCTGAAGATCAGGGAAATGGGAATTCCGGTGTGGGGCGAGATCGAGCTGGCCTATGTATGCGGAAAAGGCGAGATCCTGGGAATTACAGGAACGAACGGAAAGACGACGACCACCACGCTTCTGGGCGAGATTATGAAGAATGCATTTGAAAGTGTATTCGTTGTGGGAAATATCGGAACTCCGTATACCGCGGCCGCGGCGGATACCAGGGAGGATTCCGTGATCGTGGCAGAACTTTCAAGCTTCCAGCTCGAGAGTATTAAGACATTCAAACCGAGAGTCAGCGCCATCTTAAATATCACTCCGGATCACCTGAACCGTCATCATACGATGGAAGCCTATATTCAGGCAAAGATGGATATTACGAAAAATCAGACGAAGAGAGATATTTGTGTCCTGAATTATGAAGATGAAGTGACCCGGCAGATGGCGGAGAAAATTCCGGCATCGGTTCTATTTTTCAGCAGTGCGCATAAACTGGAACAGGGGATTTATCTTGAGGATGGGAATATCATTTACAAACCGGACCGGGAAAATGCCGGCGAAGTGATCTGCAACGTGAAAGAGCTGCAGATGCTGGGCGTCCACAATTACGAGAACGTGATGGCGGCAGCGGCGATGGCGGCTTCCTACGGCGTTTCACTTGATGTGATCCGGGATACGGTGAAAGCATTTAAAGGCGTGGAGCACCGGATTGAATTTGTGGCAGAGAAAAATGGAGTTGCGTATTACAATGATTCCAAAGGAACGAATCCGGACGCTGCGATCAAGGGCATTCAGGCGATGATAAGACCGACGATCCTGATAGGGGGCGGCTATGATAAGCAGTCAGACTTTCATGAATGGATCAGAAGCTTTGATGGAAAAGTGCGCTATCTGGTATTGATTGGCGCAACAAGAGAACAGATTCAAAAAGAAGCGCAGGAATGCGGATTTACTGACTGTATTTTAAAAGATACCTTTGAGGAGGCTATGGACACCTGTGTGGAACTTGCGAGAGAGGGAGATGCGGTGCTTCTTTCTCCTGCATGTGCAAGTTGGGGAATGTTCCCGAATTATGAAGTACGTGGAGAGGAATTTAAAAAATATGTGAATGCTCTGAAATAA
- a CDS encoding putative peptidoglycan glycosyltransferase FtsW, with the protein MDLTLLGIVLLLVGIGLVILYSTSAYNGQVKFHDSFYYLKKQAFATVLGIAAMLFVAGIDYHVWGRLATLGYLAAVALSVAVMLFGSEYNGSKRWLSLGPFSFQPSEFSKVALIVFLAYLVTRHAKEIGKMSTLIRIMVWILPIVGLVGASNLSTAIIILGIGVILVFVASPKYAQFIGMGALGVGFMGIFLALESYRLERLAIWRDPEKFEKGYQTLQGLYAIGSGGLFGTGLGNSVQKLGFVPEAQNDMIFSIICEELGLVGASLIVLLFLLLIWRFFLIATHAKDLFGALIASGAMAHMMIQVILNIAVVTNTIPNTGITLPFVSYGGTSVVFLLVEMGLVLNVSRMVK; encoded by the coding sequence ATGGATCTGACGCTTTTGGGGATCGTGCTTCTGCTGGTGGGAATCGGTCTTGTGATCCTTTACAGCACCAGTGCCTATAATGGGCAGGTGAAGTTTCATGATTCTTTCTACTATCTGAAAAAGCAGGCGTTTGCGACGGTACTGGGAATCGCTGCGATGCTGTTTGTGGCAGGGATCGACTATCACGTGTGGGGGAGACTTGCCACGCTCGGGTATCTGGCGGCAGTGGCCCTTTCCGTGGCGGTTATGTTATTTGGAAGTGAGTATAACGGGTCTAAAAGATGGCTGTCTTTGGGCCCCTTTTCATTTCAGCCCTCGGAATTTTCCAAGGTGGCGCTGATCGTGTTTCTGGCGTATCTGGTGACCAGGCATGCGAAAGAAATCGGGAAGATGAGTACGCTGATCCGGATCATGGTCTGGATCCTGCCGATCGTGGGCCTGGTGGGAGCGAGCAATTTAAGCACGGCCATCATCATTCTGGGAATCGGTGTGATCCTGGTGTTCGTGGCCAGCCCTAAATATGCGCAGTTCATCGGCATGGGCGCGCTGGGAGTCGGCTTCATGGGAATTTTCCTGGCGCTGGAGAGCTATCGCCTGGAACGTCTTGCAATCTGGCGTGACCCGGAGAAGTTTGAAAAAGGCTATCAGACCCTGCAGGGACTTTACGCGATCGGCTCCGGCGGACTTTTTGGGACCGGGCTTGGAAATAGTGTACAGAAGCTGGGATTCGTACCGGAAGCACAGAATGATATGATTTTCTCGATTATCTGTGAGGAACTGGGGCTGGTGGGCGCTTCGCTTATCGTGCTGTTATTCCTGCTTCTGATCTGGCGTTTTTTCCTGATCGCAACCCACGCAAAGGATCTTTTTGGGGCTTTAATCGCATCGGGGGCGATGGCACACATGATGATACAGGTTATACTGAATATCGCGGTCGTGACGAATACGATTCCCAATACGGGGATTACGCTGCCGTTCGTCAGCTACGGGGGGACTTCGGTGGTGTTCCTTTTGGTGGAAATGGGGCTTGTGCTAAATGTCTCGCGGATGGTAAAATGA
- the mraY gene encoding phospho-N-acetylmuramoyl-pentapeptide-transferase: MDYKMVIPVLIAFGLSVLIGPIVIPILRRLKMGQTEREEGVKSHLKKAGTPTMGGVIILLSIAITSLIYVREYPKVIPVLFVTLGFGLIGFLDDYLKVVLKRSDGLMPRQKMALQIVVTAIFAFYLVKVAKVPLTMLVPFTGGKVYWDLKWFAIPVLFIAVIGTVNGVNFTDGLDGLASSVTVLVATFFTVVAMGTKSGIEPVTCSVVGALLGFLLFNVYPASVFMGDTGSLALGGFVASAAYMLQMPLFIIIVGLIYLVEVLSVMIQVSYFKITHGKRIFKMAPIHHHFELCGWSETKVVAVFAIITAVLCLIALLAL; encoded by the coding sequence ATGGATTATAAAATGGTAATTCCGGTGTTGATCGCATTCGGATTGAGCGTGCTGATCGGGCCAATCGTGATTCCAATTCTGAGAAGACTGAAAATGGGACAGACAGAGAGAGAAGAAGGGGTGAAGTCCCACCTGAAAAAGGCGGGGACTCCGACCATGGGAGGTGTGATCATTCTGCTTTCCATCGCAATCACGTCCCTGATCTATGTCAGGGAATATCCGAAGGTGATCCCGGTACTTTTTGTGACGCTTGGATTTGGACTGATCGGATTTTTAGATGATTATCTGAAGGTCGTGCTGAAACGATCGGACGGACTGATGCCGAGACAGAAGATGGCGCTTCAGATCGTGGTAACGGCGATCTTTGCTTTTTACCTGGTGAAAGTGGCCAAGGTCCCGCTTACGATGCTGGTTCCGTTTACCGGAGGCAAGGTGTACTGGGATCTGAAATGGTTTGCGATTCCGGTGCTGTTTATCGCAGTGATCGGCACGGTAAATGGAGTGAACTTTACAGATGGTCTGGACGGACTGGCGTCCAGTGTTACGGTCCTTGTAGCGACCTTCTTTACGGTGGTGGCGATGGGGACAAAGAGCGGGATCGAACCGGTCACCTGCTCCGTTGTGGGCGCGCTTCTCGGATTCCTTTTGTTCAACGTGTATCCGGCGAGTGTGTTTATGGGAGATACGGGATCTTTGGCTTTGGGCGGATTTGTGGCCTCGGCTGCTTATATGTTACAGATGCCGCTTTTTATTATTATCGTGGGACTCATTTATCTGGTGGAAGTGTTGTCCGTCATGATCCAGGTGTCCTATTTTAAGATCACACATGGAAAACGGATCTTTAAGATGGCGCCGATTCATCATCATTTTGAGCTCTGCGGCTGGAGTGAGACGAAGGTAGTGGCCGTGTTCGCGATTATTACAGCGGTCCTCTGTCTGATCGCATTGCTGGCGCTTTAG
- a CDS encoding FtsQ-type POTRA domain-containing protein — protein MGDEQNKRGRRIRKRTIYAIILSVMLFCFVMIVFLLLFQVRRIEVSGNRYLTNQEVADWLQEDELSTNSVYLMIKFHLLDYEMLPAMENVKVGLKSPWTVKVTVQEKRIVGYIMLGEEAVYFDKDGIVLAQTREWWDDVPCIEGLNVEKVTLFEELPVSKENKKVFEHLLDMSQSLKKYDLKPDRIVCSGSDLQLYFGNKCVILGDENFGDRIAQIPPILEKLGEQKGTLHLEHYDENNTSISFIKDVLPDGK, from the coding sequence ATGGGTGATGAACAGAACAAAAGAGGAAGAAGGATCAGGAAACGAACGATTTACGCAATCATTCTGAGCGTCATGCTGTTCTGCTTTGTCATGATCGTCTTTCTTCTGTTGTTTCAGGTGAGAAGGATCGAGGTGAGCGGAAACCGGTATCTGACGAACCAGGAGGTTGCGGACTGGCTTCAGGAGGACGAGCTTTCCACGAATTCGGTCTACCTGATGATAAAGTTCCATCTGCTGGATTATGAGATGCTTCCGGCGATGGAGAATGTAAAGGTGGGGCTTAAAAGTCCCTGGACCGTGAAGGTGACGGTGCAGGAAAAGCGGATTGTCGGCTATATTATGCTTGGAGAAGAGGCGGTGTATTTCGACAAAGACGGAATCGTTTTGGCACAGACAAGGGAGTGGTGGGACGATGTCCCCTGCATTGAAGGGCTGAATGTGGAGAAGGTGACTTTGTTCGAGGAGCTTCCGGTGAGTAAGGAGAACAAGAAGGTGTTTGAGCATCTTCTGGATATGAGTCAGTCCCTGAAAAAATATGACCTGAAACCGGACCGGATCGTATGCAGCGGTTCGGATCTGCAGCTTTATTTTGGAAATAAGTGCGTGATCCTGGGAGATGAGAATTTTGGAGACAGAATTGCACAAATCCCGCCGATTCTGGAGAAGCTGGGGGAGCAAAAAGGGACTCTCCATTTAGAACATTATGACGAAAATAATACCAGTATCAGTTTTATTAAGGACGTTTTGCCGGATGGGAAATAA
- a CDS encoding MBL fold metallo-hydrolase, producing the protein MKLTFIGAAHEVTGSCHYLEACGKHILIDCGMEQGPDLYENQEIPVAASDIDYVLLTHAHIDHSGNLPLLSKHGFTGEVISTFATSDLANIMLRDSAHIQMFEAEWRNRKAKRSGAPLYEPVYSMEDAENVISRFSPIDYDQTITLCEGIQVRFTDVGHLLGSSCIEVWITEDGTTKKIVFSGDVGNTNQPIIKNPQKVAEADYVVIESTYGDRIHSDHKPDYVGDFTRILRETFAKGGNVVIPSFAVGRTQELLYFIREIKENNLLPEYPGFEVYVDSPLAIEATNAFRKNIYSCFDEDAMALIDKGTNPLIFPGLKTTITSDESKGININDEPKVIISASGMCDAGRIRHHLKHNLWRKECTILFVGYQAAGTLGRKLIEGAQSVKLFGENVEVNARIESLKGISGHADMNGLLDWLDGFQKKPEHVFVVHGEDTVTDSFAGTITERFGIPAFAPYSGGCVDLATDTILCPGIRSPKRAVEKPTRQRAREAFERVVAAAKRLMAVVLKNEGLANKDLAKFEAQILNLADKWDREI; encoded by the coding sequence ATGAAACTTACATTTATCGGTGCCGCTCATGAAGTTACGGGAAGCTGCCATTATCTGGAGGCCTGTGGGAAGCATATCCTGATAGACTGCGGTATGGAGCAGGGCCCGGATCTCTATGAGAACCAGGAGATTCCGGTCGCCGCCTCAGACATTGATTACGTCCTGCTCACGCACGCGCACATCGATCATTCCGGCAACCTGCCTCTGCTTTCCAAACACGGCTTTACCGGGGAGGTGATCTCCACCTTCGCCACCAGCGATCTGGCAAATATCATGCTTCGCGACAGCGCGCATATCCAGATGTTCGAGGCAGAATGGCGCAACAGAAAGGCAAAACGTTCCGGCGCTCCGCTTTATGAGCCTGTATACTCGATGGAGGACGCGGAAAATGTTATCAGCCGCTTTTCTCCCATCGATTATGACCAGACGATCACCCTCTGCGAGGGAATCCAGGTGCGTTTTACGGACGTCGGCCATCTGCTCGGTTCCTCCTGCATCGAGGTCTGGATCACGGAAGACGGCACCACGAAGAAGATTGTTTTTTCCGGCGACGTGGGAAATACGAATCAACCCATCATCAAGAATCCGCAGAAGGTCGCGGAAGCGGATTATGTGGTCATCGAATCCACCTATGGCGACCGGATCCACTCCGACCACAAACCGGATTATGTCGGAGATTTTACCCGGATACTGCGCGAGACCTTTGCCAAAGGCGGCAATGTGGTCATTCCTTCCTTTGCGGTAGGGCGCACACAGGAACTCCTGTATTTTATCAGAGAGATCAAAGAAAACAATCTATTACCGGAATATCCTGGATTTGAAGTTTATGTAGACAGTCCGCTTGCCATCGAGGCCACCAATGCATTTCGCAAGAATATCTACTCCTGCTTCGATGAGGACGCCATGGCCCTGATAGACAAAGGAACCAACCCTTTGATCTTCCCGGGCCTTAAGACGACGATCACCAGCGACGAATCAAAGGGAATCAATATTAACGACGAACCCAAGGTCATCATCTCCGCTTCCGGCATGTGCGACGCCGGACGAATCCGCCACCACTTGAAGCATAATCTCTGGCGGAAAGAATGTACGATCCTGTTCGTGGGCTACCAGGCCGCAGGAACCCTCGGCAGAAAGCTCATCGAGGGAGCCCAAAGTGTGAAGCTCTTCGGTGAAAATGTGGAAGTAAACGCGCGAATCGAGTCGCTTAAGGGCATCAGCGGACACGCAGATATGAACGGTCTTTTAGACTGGCTTGACGGCTTCCAGAAAAAACCGGAGCATGTGTTCGTGGTACACGGCGAAGATACCGTCACCGATTCCTTTGCCGGGACGATAACCGAGCGATTTGGTATACCGGCATTCGCCCCCTATTCCGGCGGATGCGTAGATCTTGCGACCGATACGATCTTATGTCCGGGAATCCGCTCACCGAAGCGCGCGGTAGAAAAACCGACACGCCAGAGGGCAAGAGAAGCCTTTGAACGTGTTGTGGCGGCAGCGAAACGGCTTATGGCTGTCGTGCTTAAGAATGAAGGTCTGGCGAATAAGGATCTGGCGAAATTTGAGGCGCAGATTTTGAATTTGGCGGATAAGTGGGATAGGGAGATTTGA